In a genomic window of Ipomoea triloba cultivar NCNSP0323 chromosome 3, ASM357664v1:
- the LOC116014513 gene encoding calcium-dependent protein kinase 18-like isoform X1: protein MGNCFTRKKSSSTNSNNSSSATNAASNNRKTTTKPPSTNTVTSRKQDVSNYLTQKAKEAASNKARNSNAKISSKKHSGVIPCGKRTDFGYDKNFEKMYIIGKLLGHGQFGYTYAATDKSTGDRVAVKKIEKNKMILPIAVEDVRREVKILSALTGHENVVQFHNAFEDENSVYIVMELCEGGELLDRILAKKDSRYSEKDAAIVVRQMLKVAAECHLHGMVHRDMKPENFLFKSQEDSSLKATDFGLSDFIRPGKKFQDIVGSAYYVAPEVLKRKSGPESDVWSIGVITYILLSGRRPFWDKTEDGIFKEVLRNKPDFRRKPWPSISNSAKDFVKKLLVKDPYARLTAAQALSHQWVREGGIASDIPLDISVLSNMRQFVKYSRLKQIALRALATTLDPEELADLRDQFEAIDVDKNGVITLEEMRLALAKDIPWRMKESRVLEILQAIDSNTDGLVDFEEFVAATLHVNQMEEHNTEKWHQRSQTAFEKFDVDRDGYITLDELKMHTGLRGSINPLLDEADMDRDGKISLTEFRKLLRTASLSSSPSVRQRH, encoded by the exons ATGGGTAACTGCTTTACAAGAAAAAAATCTAGTAGCACCAATAGCAATAACTCCTCCTCCGCCACCAATGCCGCCTCGAACAACCGCAAGACGACCACGAAGCCGCCGTCTACCAACACTGTCACATCGAGGAAACAAGATGTGTCGAATTATCTTACACAAAAGGCCAAAGAAGCAGCGTCCAACAAAGCCAGGAATTCGAATGCGAAGATCAGTTCCAAGAAGCATAGTGGGGTTATTCCTTGTGGGAAAAGAACAGATTTTGGGTATGATAAGAATTTTGAAAAGATGTATATTATTGGCAAGTTGTTGGGACATGGTCAATTCGGGTACACCTATGCTGCCACAGATAAGTCCACCGGAGATCGCGTTGCTGTTAAGAAAATTGAGAAGAATAag ATGATCCTTCCTATTGCGGTTGAAGATGTCAGGCGAGAAGTTAAGATATTAAGTGCCTTAACTGGTCACGAGAACGTGGTTCAGTTTCATAATGCATTTGAGGACGAGAATTCCGTGTATATTGTTATGGA GTTATGTGAAGGTGGAGAACTACTGGACCGTATCTTGGCAAA GAAAGATAGCCGTTATTCTGAAAAAGATGCTGCAATTGTTGTAAGACAGATGCTAAAAGTTGCAGCAGAGTGTCATTTACACGGTATGGTACATCGAGATATGAAACCAGAG aattttcttttcaaatcacAAGAGGATTCTTCATTGAAGGCAACTGATTTTGGTCTTTCAGACTTCATAAGACCAG GAAAGAAGTTTCAAGATATTGTCGGGAGTGCATATTATGTTGCTCCAGAGGTCTTGAAGCGTAAATCAGGCCCCGAGTCAGATGTATGGAGCATTGGTGTAATAACCTATATTTTGCTTTCTGGTCGGCGACCCTTTTGGGATAAAACAGAAGATGGCATATTCAAGGAG GTTCTAAGAAACAAACCTGATTTTCGTCGCAAGCCATGGCCAAGCATAAGTAACAGTGCTAAAGATTTCGTTAAGAAATTACTGGTGAAGGATCCTTACGCTAGACTTACTGCTGCTCAGGCCCTTT CACATCAGTGGGTGCGAGAGGGAGGCATTGCATCAGACATCCCTCTTGACATTTCTGTTCTGTCCAACATGCGGCAATTTGTTAAATACAGTCGTCTAAAACAGATTGCTTTAAGG GCATTAGCTACCACACTTGATCCAGAAGAGTTGGCTGATCTCAGAGATCAATTTGAGGCTATTGATGTGGATAAGAATGGCGTCATTACACTGGAAGAAATGAGACTG GCACTTGCTAAGGATATTCCATGGAGAATGAAAGAATCGCGTGTTCTTGAGATTCTTCAAGCG ATTGACAGCAACACCGATGGACTCGTGGATTTTGAAGAGTTTGTTGCTGCCACTTTGCACGTCAATCAGATGGAGGAACATAATACAGAAAAATGGCACCAAAGATCACAGACTGCTTTCGAGAAATTTGATGTTGACAGAGATGGATATATCACTCTAGATGAACTTAAAATG CACACGGGCTTACGAGGCTCCATAAACCCCCTTCTGGACGAAGCAGACATGGATCGAGATGGGAAGATAAGCTTGACAGAATTCCGCAAGCTCTTAAGAACTGCAAGCCTGAGCTCTTCCCCATCTGTAAGACAGAGACATTAG
- the LOC116014513 gene encoding calcium-dependent protein kinase 16-like isoform X2 has protein sequence MILPIAVEDVRREVKILSALTGHENVVQFHNAFEDENSVYIVMELCEGGELLDRILAKKDSRYSEKDAAIVVRQMLKVAAECHLHGMVHRDMKPENFLFKSQEDSSLKATDFGLSDFIRPGKKFQDIVGSAYYVAPEVLKRKSGPESDVWSIGVITYILLSGRRPFWDKTEDGIFKEVLRNKPDFRRKPWPSISNSAKDFVKKLLVKDPYARLTAAQALSHQWVREGGIASDIPLDISVLSNMRQFVKYSRLKQIALRALATTLDPEELADLRDQFEAIDVDKNGVITLEEMRLALAKDIPWRMKESRVLEILQAIDSNTDGLVDFEEFVAATLHVNQMEEHNTEKWHQRSQTAFEKFDVDRDGYITLDELKMHTGLRGSINPLLDEADMDRDGKISLTEFRKLLRTASLSSSPSVRQRH, from the exons ATGATCCTTCCTATTGCGGTTGAAGATGTCAGGCGAGAAGTTAAGATATTAAGTGCCTTAACTGGTCACGAGAACGTGGTTCAGTTTCATAATGCATTTGAGGACGAGAATTCCGTGTATATTGTTATGGA GTTATGTGAAGGTGGAGAACTACTGGACCGTATCTTGGCAAA GAAAGATAGCCGTTATTCTGAAAAAGATGCTGCAATTGTTGTAAGACAGATGCTAAAAGTTGCAGCAGAGTGTCATTTACACGGTATGGTACATCGAGATATGAAACCAGAG aattttcttttcaaatcacAAGAGGATTCTTCATTGAAGGCAACTGATTTTGGTCTTTCAGACTTCATAAGACCAG GAAAGAAGTTTCAAGATATTGTCGGGAGTGCATATTATGTTGCTCCAGAGGTCTTGAAGCGTAAATCAGGCCCCGAGTCAGATGTATGGAGCATTGGTGTAATAACCTATATTTTGCTTTCTGGTCGGCGACCCTTTTGGGATAAAACAGAAGATGGCATATTCAAGGAG GTTCTAAGAAACAAACCTGATTTTCGTCGCAAGCCATGGCCAAGCATAAGTAACAGTGCTAAAGATTTCGTTAAGAAATTACTGGTGAAGGATCCTTACGCTAGACTTACTGCTGCTCAGGCCCTTT CACATCAGTGGGTGCGAGAGGGAGGCATTGCATCAGACATCCCTCTTGACATTTCTGTTCTGTCCAACATGCGGCAATTTGTTAAATACAGTCGTCTAAAACAGATTGCTTTAAGG GCATTAGCTACCACACTTGATCCAGAAGAGTTGGCTGATCTCAGAGATCAATTTGAGGCTATTGATGTGGATAAGAATGGCGTCATTACACTGGAAGAAATGAGACTG GCACTTGCTAAGGATATTCCATGGAGAATGAAAGAATCGCGTGTTCTTGAGATTCTTCAAGCG ATTGACAGCAACACCGATGGACTCGTGGATTTTGAAGAGTTTGTTGCTGCCACTTTGCACGTCAATCAGATGGAGGAACATAATACAGAAAAATGGCACCAAAGATCACAGACTGCTTTCGAGAAATTTGATGTTGACAGAGATGGATATATCACTCTAGATGAACTTAAAATG CACACGGGCTTACGAGGCTCCATAAACCCCCTTCTGGACGAAGCAGACATGGATCGAGATGGGAAGATAAGCTTGACAGAATTCCGCAAGCTCTTAAGAACTGCAAGCCTGAGCTCTTCCCCATCTGTAAGACAGAGACATTAG